One Siniperca chuatsi isolate FFG_IHB_CAS linkage group LG5, ASM2008510v1, whole genome shotgun sequence DNA window includes the following coding sequences:
- the cdc14b gene encoding dual specificity protein phosphatase CDC14B isoform X6: MKRKSERRRAESRKKRCAAHSGSEAAPNSDIYIEIADQLYFAILKQKIKSTAERHCFCIDEELAYENFYADFGPLNLAMFYRFSCKLTKKLKSITLSRKKIIFYTCGDQKKQVNAAYLIGSYAVMNLNMMPEDAYSLLVSRNSTYIPFRDASFGTCMYNLNILDCLRAVHKALQYGWLDFSNFDVEEYEHYERAENGDLNWIIPGKFLAFSGPHPKSKIENGYPLHAPEAYIPYFRNHNITTVIRLNKKMYDARRFTESGFEHQDLFFVDGSTPNDSIVRKFLNICENAEGAIAVHCKAGLGRTGTLIGCYMMKHYRLTAAEAIAWIRICRPGSIIGPQQNFVEEKQNSLWAEGDVFREKMLNERENGKMAVTRILSGVDDITINGSNKNRASKKEETELYNDEEEKNGLTQGDKLRALKSKRQARSSSGSLSQEENKIHTRSSSQSLSTVILQASVNPLALSDHSDSRKRTRTSLPANGVGGRRTISRGRKARSSLQSIRFSRLCHSIPKARAPLLR; the protein is encoded by the exons ATGAAGCGCAAGAGCGAGAGGAGACGAGCCGAGTCGAGGAAAAAGCGCTGTGCTGCTCACAGCGGCTCAGAGGCGGCGCCAAACTCTGATATTTACATTGAGATAGCAG ATCAACTATATTTCGCCATACTTAAGCAAAAGATCAAGAGCACAGCCGAGCGACACTGTTTCTGCATAGATGAAGAGCTGGCATATGAGAA cttCTATGCGGACTTTGGTCCCCTTAACCTGGCCATGTTTTATCGCTTCAGTTGCAAGCTGACAAAAAAGCTCAAG TCCATTACACTCTCAAGGAAGAAGATCATATTTTATACCTGTGGAGATCAGAAGAAACAAGTCAATGCTGCCTACCTAATCGGCTCATATGCA gtAATGAATCTAAACATGATGCCAGAGGATGCCTACAGTCTCCTGGTGTCAAGGAATTCAACATATATTCCATTCAG agATGCTTCGTTTGGAACCTGCATGTACAATCTGAACATCCTAGATTGCCTTCGTGCTGTTCACAAG GCTCTGCAGTACGGCTGGCTCGACTTCTCCAACTTCGACGTGGAAGAATATGAGCACTATGAGAGAGCAGAAAACGGAGACTTAAACTGGATCATTCCAGGAAAGTTCCTTGCATTCAGTGGGCCTCATCCAAAAAGCAAAATAGAGAATG GCTACCCTTTACACGCTCCCGAGGCCTACATCCCATACTTCAGGAATCATAACATCACCACTGTCATCAGACTCAACAAGAAGATGTATGATGCCAGGCGTTTCACAGAGTCTGGCTTTGAGCATCAAGATCTGTTCTTTGTGGACGGGAGTACACCAAACGACTCCATCGTCAGGAAGTTCCTCAACATCTGTGAGAATGCAGAAGGAGCCATTGCTGTCCACTGCAAAG ctgGTCTGGGGAGGACTGGCACCCTGATTGGCTGCTATATGATGAAGCATTACCGCCTGACTGCTGCAGAGGCCATTGCCTGGATACGGATCTGCCGACCGGGGTCCATCATCGGGCCTCAGCAGAACTTTGTTGAAGA GAAGCAGAACAGCCTGTGGGCAGAGGGAGATGTTTTCCGGGAGAAGATGCTAAATGAACGTGAGAATGGCAAGATGGCTGTAACCAGGATCTTGTCTGGAGTGGATGACATAACTATCAACGGGAGCAACAAGAACAGGGCATCCAAGAAAGAAGAAACGGAACTG tacaatgatgaagaggagaaaaatggcCTCACACAGGGTGATAAACTGCGAGCCCTGAAGAGCAAGAGGCAGGCCAGATCGTCCTCAGGTTCACTTTC GCAAGAAGAGAATAAGATTCACACCAGGTCATCATCACAGTCACTAAG CACAGTCATCTTGCAGGCCAGCGTCAACCCTTTGGCTCTGTCTGATCACTCAGACAGCAGGAAGAGGACCAGAACCTCACTGCCAGCCAACGGAGTAGGAGGAAG ACGTACTATCTCCAGAGGACGTAAAGCTCGCAGCTCTTTGCAATCAATTCGATTTTCCAGGCTATG TCACTCCATACCCAAAGCTAGAGCTCCTCTACTTCGGTGA
- the cdc14b gene encoding dual specificity protein phosphatase CDC14B isoform X10, with amino-acid sequence MKRKSERRRAESRKKRCAAHSGSEAAPNSDIYIEIADQLYFAILKQKIKSTAERHCFCIDEELAYENFYADFGPLNLAMFYRFSCKLTKKLKSITLSRKKIIFYTCGDQKKQVNAAYLIGSYAVMNLNMMPEDAYSLLVSRNSTYIPFRDASFGTCMYNLNILDCLRAVHKALQYGWLDFSNFDVEEYEHYERAENGDLNWIIPGKFLAFSGPHPKSKIENGYPLHAPEAYIPYFRNHNITTVIRLNKKMYDARRFTESGFEHQDLFFVDGSTPNDSIVRKFLNICENAEGAIAVHCKAGLGRTGTLIGCYMMKHYRLTAAEAIAWIRICRPGSIIGPQQNFVEEKQNSLWAEGDVFREKMLNERENGKMAVTRILSGVDDITINGSNKNRASKKEETELYNDEEEKNGLTQGDKLRALKSKRQARSSSGSLSWLVAMLLSSLCSLALWWIVYGFPSSKHFCIDGLGFQ; translated from the exons ATGAAGCGCAAGAGCGAGAGGAGACGAGCCGAGTCGAGGAAAAAGCGCTGTGCTGCTCACAGCGGCTCAGAGGCGGCGCCAAACTCTGATATTTACATTGAGATAGCAG ATCAACTATATTTCGCCATACTTAAGCAAAAGATCAAGAGCACAGCCGAGCGACACTGTTTCTGCATAGATGAAGAGCTGGCATATGAGAA cttCTATGCGGACTTTGGTCCCCTTAACCTGGCCATGTTTTATCGCTTCAGTTGCAAGCTGACAAAAAAGCTCAAG TCCATTACACTCTCAAGGAAGAAGATCATATTTTATACCTGTGGAGATCAGAAGAAACAAGTCAATGCTGCCTACCTAATCGGCTCATATGCA gtAATGAATCTAAACATGATGCCAGAGGATGCCTACAGTCTCCTGGTGTCAAGGAATTCAACATATATTCCATTCAG agATGCTTCGTTTGGAACCTGCATGTACAATCTGAACATCCTAGATTGCCTTCGTGCTGTTCACAAG GCTCTGCAGTACGGCTGGCTCGACTTCTCCAACTTCGACGTGGAAGAATATGAGCACTATGAGAGAGCAGAAAACGGAGACTTAAACTGGATCATTCCAGGAAAGTTCCTTGCATTCAGTGGGCCTCATCCAAAAAGCAAAATAGAGAATG GCTACCCTTTACACGCTCCCGAGGCCTACATCCCATACTTCAGGAATCATAACATCACCACTGTCATCAGACTCAACAAGAAGATGTATGATGCCAGGCGTTTCACAGAGTCTGGCTTTGAGCATCAAGATCTGTTCTTTGTGGACGGGAGTACACCAAACGACTCCATCGTCAGGAAGTTCCTCAACATCTGTGAGAATGCAGAAGGAGCCATTGCTGTCCACTGCAAAG ctgGTCTGGGGAGGACTGGCACCCTGATTGGCTGCTATATGATGAAGCATTACCGCCTGACTGCTGCAGAGGCCATTGCCTGGATACGGATCTGCCGACCGGGGTCCATCATCGGGCCTCAGCAGAACTTTGTTGAAGA GAAGCAGAACAGCCTGTGGGCAGAGGGAGATGTTTTCCGGGAGAAGATGCTAAATGAACGTGAGAATGGCAAGATGGCTGTAACCAGGATCTTGTCTGGAGTGGATGACATAACTATCAACGGGAGCAACAAGAACAGGGCATCCAAGAAAGAAGAAACGGAACTG tacaatgatgaagaggagaaaaatggcCTCACACAGGGTGATAAACTGCGAGCCCTGAAGAGCAAGAGGCAGGCCAGATCGTCCTCAGGTTCACTTTC ATGGCTGGTAGCCATGCTGCTCTCCTCCCTGTGTAGCCTTGCCCTGTGGTGGATTGTGTATGGCTTCCCTTCCTCCAAGCATTTCTGTATAGACGGGTTAGGATTTCAATGA
- the cdc14b gene encoding dual specificity protein phosphatase CDC14B isoform X2, with product MKRKSERRRAESRKKRCAAHSGSEAAPNSDIYIEIADQLYFAILKQKIKSTAERHCFCIDEELAYENFYADFGPLNLAMFYRFSCKLTKKLKSITLSRKKIIFYTCGDQKKQVNAAYLIGSYAVMNLNMMPEDAYSLLVSRNSTYIPFRDASFGTCMYNLNILDCLRAVHKALQYGWLDFSNFDVEEYEHYERAENGDLNWIIPGKFLAFSGPHPKSKIENGYPLHAPEAYIPYFRNHNITTVIRLNKKMYDARRFTESGFEHQDLFFVDGSTPNDSIVRKFLNICENAEGAIAVHCKAGLGRTGTLIGCYMMKHYRLTAAEAIAWIRICRPGSIIGPQQNFVEEKQNSLWAEGDVFREKMLNERENGKMAVTRILSGVDDITINGSNKNRASKKEETELYNDEEEKNGLTQGDKLRALKSKRQARSSSGSLSQEENKIHTRSSSQSLSTVILQASVNPLALSDHSDSRKRTRTSLPANGVGGSSLCHTRLVRSLGNLHVVAGDRDPMCCEPCGSHRDAASATANTGTLINLNMARVHLQSLHTQS from the exons ATGAAGCGCAAGAGCGAGAGGAGACGAGCCGAGTCGAGGAAAAAGCGCTGTGCTGCTCACAGCGGCTCAGAGGCGGCGCCAAACTCTGATATTTACATTGAGATAGCAG ATCAACTATATTTCGCCATACTTAAGCAAAAGATCAAGAGCACAGCCGAGCGACACTGTTTCTGCATAGATGAAGAGCTGGCATATGAGAA cttCTATGCGGACTTTGGTCCCCTTAACCTGGCCATGTTTTATCGCTTCAGTTGCAAGCTGACAAAAAAGCTCAAG TCCATTACACTCTCAAGGAAGAAGATCATATTTTATACCTGTGGAGATCAGAAGAAACAAGTCAATGCTGCCTACCTAATCGGCTCATATGCA gtAATGAATCTAAACATGATGCCAGAGGATGCCTACAGTCTCCTGGTGTCAAGGAATTCAACATATATTCCATTCAG agATGCTTCGTTTGGAACCTGCATGTACAATCTGAACATCCTAGATTGCCTTCGTGCTGTTCACAAG GCTCTGCAGTACGGCTGGCTCGACTTCTCCAACTTCGACGTGGAAGAATATGAGCACTATGAGAGAGCAGAAAACGGAGACTTAAACTGGATCATTCCAGGAAAGTTCCTTGCATTCAGTGGGCCTCATCCAAAAAGCAAAATAGAGAATG GCTACCCTTTACACGCTCCCGAGGCCTACATCCCATACTTCAGGAATCATAACATCACCACTGTCATCAGACTCAACAAGAAGATGTATGATGCCAGGCGTTTCACAGAGTCTGGCTTTGAGCATCAAGATCTGTTCTTTGTGGACGGGAGTACACCAAACGACTCCATCGTCAGGAAGTTCCTCAACATCTGTGAGAATGCAGAAGGAGCCATTGCTGTCCACTGCAAAG ctgGTCTGGGGAGGACTGGCACCCTGATTGGCTGCTATATGATGAAGCATTACCGCCTGACTGCTGCAGAGGCCATTGCCTGGATACGGATCTGCCGACCGGGGTCCATCATCGGGCCTCAGCAGAACTTTGTTGAAGA GAAGCAGAACAGCCTGTGGGCAGAGGGAGATGTTTTCCGGGAGAAGATGCTAAATGAACGTGAGAATGGCAAGATGGCTGTAACCAGGATCTTGTCTGGAGTGGATGACATAACTATCAACGGGAGCAACAAGAACAGGGCATCCAAGAAAGAAGAAACGGAACTG tacaatgatgaagaggagaaaaatggcCTCACACAGGGTGATAAACTGCGAGCCCTGAAGAGCAAGAGGCAGGCCAGATCGTCCTCAGGTTCACTTTC GCAAGAAGAGAATAAGATTCACACCAGGTCATCATCACAGTCACTAAG CACAGTCATCTTGCAGGCCAGCGTCAACCCTTTGGCTCTGTCTGATCACTCAGACAGCAGGAAGAGGACCAGAACCTCACTGCCAGCCAACGGAGTAGGAGGAAG CTCCCTGTGCCACACCAGACTGGTCAGGTCCCTAGGCAACTTGCATGTAGTGGCTGGCGACAGAGACCCAATGTGTTGTGAGCCATGTGGCAGCCATAGAGACGCAGCCAGTGCCACAGCCAACACAGGCACTCTCATCAACTTAAACATGGCACGGGTCCACCTGCAG TCACTCCATACCCAAAGCTAG
- the cdc14b gene encoding dual specificity protein phosphatase CDC14B isoform X8, whose protein sequence is MKRKSERRRAESRKKRCAAHSGSEAAPNSDIYIEIADQLYFAILKQKIKSTAERHCFCIDEELAYENFYADFGPLNLAMFYRFSCKLTKKLKSITLSRKKIIFYTCGDQKKQVNAAYLIGSYAVMNLNMMPEDAYSLLVSRNSTYIPFRDASFGTCMYNLNILDCLRAVHKALQYGWLDFSNFDVEEYEHYERAENGDLNWIIPGKFLAFSGPHPKSKIENGYPLHAPEAYIPYFRNHNITTVIRLNKKMYDARRFTESGFEHQDLFFVDGSTPNDSIVRKFLNICENAEGAIAVHCKAGLGRTGTLIGCYMMKHYRLTAAEAIAWIRICRPGSIIGPQQNFVEEKQNSLWAEGDVFREKMLNERENGKMAVTRILSGVDDITINGSNKNRASKKEETELYNDEEEKNGLTQGDKLRALKSKRQARSSSGSLSQEENKIHTRSSSQSLSTVILQASVNPLALSDHSDSRKRTRTSLPANGVGGSHSIPKARAPLLR, encoded by the exons ATGAAGCGCAAGAGCGAGAGGAGACGAGCCGAGTCGAGGAAAAAGCGCTGTGCTGCTCACAGCGGCTCAGAGGCGGCGCCAAACTCTGATATTTACATTGAGATAGCAG ATCAACTATATTTCGCCATACTTAAGCAAAAGATCAAGAGCACAGCCGAGCGACACTGTTTCTGCATAGATGAAGAGCTGGCATATGAGAA cttCTATGCGGACTTTGGTCCCCTTAACCTGGCCATGTTTTATCGCTTCAGTTGCAAGCTGACAAAAAAGCTCAAG TCCATTACACTCTCAAGGAAGAAGATCATATTTTATACCTGTGGAGATCAGAAGAAACAAGTCAATGCTGCCTACCTAATCGGCTCATATGCA gtAATGAATCTAAACATGATGCCAGAGGATGCCTACAGTCTCCTGGTGTCAAGGAATTCAACATATATTCCATTCAG agATGCTTCGTTTGGAACCTGCATGTACAATCTGAACATCCTAGATTGCCTTCGTGCTGTTCACAAG GCTCTGCAGTACGGCTGGCTCGACTTCTCCAACTTCGACGTGGAAGAATATGAGCACTATGAGAGAGCAGAAAACGGAGACTTAAACTGGATCATTCCAGGAAAGTTCCTTGCATTCAGTGGGCCTCATCCAAAAAGCAAAATAGAGAATG GCTACCCTTTACACGCTCCCGAGGCCTACATCCCATACTTCAGGAATCATAACATCACCACTGTCATCAGACTCAACAAGAAGATGTATGATGCCAGGCGTTTCACAGAGTCTGGCTTTGAGCATCAAGATCTGTTCTTTGTGGACGGGAGTACACCAAACGACTCCATCGTCAGGAAGTTCCTCAACATCTGTGAGAATGCAGAAGGAGCCATTGCTGTCCACTGCAAAG ctgGTCTGGGGAGGACTGGCACCCTGATTGGCTGCTATATGATGAAGCATTACCGCCTGACTGCTGCAGAGGCCATTGCCTGGATACGGATCTGCCGACCGGGGTCCATCATCGGGCCTCAGCAGAACTTTGTTGAAGA GAAGCAGAACAGCCTGTGGGCAGAGGGAGATGTTTTCCGGGAGAAGATGCTAAATGAACGTGAGAATGGCAAGATGGCTGTAACCAGGATCTTGTCTGGAGTGGATGACATAACTATCAACGGGAGCAACAAGAACAGGGCATCCAAGAAAGAAGAAACGGAACTG tacaatgatgaagaggagaaaaatggcCTCACACAGGGTGATAAACTGCGAGCCCTGAAGAGCAAGAGGCAGGCCAGATCGTCCTCAGGTTCACTTTC GCAAGAAGAGAATAAGATTCACACCAGGTCATCATCACAGTCACTAAG CACAGTCATCTTGCAGGCCAGCGTCAACCCTTTGGCTCTGTCTGATCACTCAGACAGCAGGAAGAGGACCAGAACCTCACTGCCAGCCAACGGAGTAGGAGGAAG TCACTCCATACCCAAAGCTAGAGCTCCTCTACTTCGGTGA
- the cdc14b gene encoding dual specificity protein phosphatase CDC14B isoform X11: MKRKSERRRAESRKKRCAAHSGSEAAPNSDIYIEIADQLYFAILKQKIKSTAERHCFCIDEELAYENFYADFGPLNLAMFYRFSCKLTKKLKSITLSRKKIIFYTCGDQKKQVNAAYLIGSYAVMNLNMMPEDAYSLLVSRNSTYIPFRDASFGTCMYNLNILDCLRAVHKALQYGWLDFSNFDVEEYEHYERAENGDLNWIIPGKFLAFSGPHPKSKIENGYPLHAPEAYIPYFRNHNITTVIRLNKKMYDARRFTESGFEHQDLFFVDGSTPNDSIVRKFLNICENAEGAIAVHCKAGLGRTGTLIGCYMMKHYRLTAAEAIAWIRICRPGSIIGPQQNFVEEKQNSLWAEGDVFREKMLNERENGKMAVTRILSGVDDITINGSNKNRASKKEETELYNDEEEKNGLTQGDKLRALKSKRQARSSSGSLSQVIVFCCSLMGTVWPMCCLPFKR, translated from the exons ATGAAGCGCAAGAGCGAGAGGAGACGAGCCGAGTCGAGGAAAAAGCGCTGTGCTGCTCACAGCGGCTCAGAGGCGGCGCCAAACTCTGATATTTACATTGAGATAGCAG ATCAACTATATTTCGCCATACTTAAGCAAAAGATCAAGAGCACAGCCGAGCGACACTGTTTCTGCATAGATGAAGAGCTGGCATATGAGAA cttCTATGCGGACTTTGGTCCCCTTAACCTGGCCATGTTTTATCGCTTCAGTTGCAAGCTGACAAAAAAGCTCAAG TCCATTACACTCTCAAGGAAGAAGATCATATTTTATACCTGTGGAGATCAGAAGAAACAAGTCAATGCTGCCTACCTAATCGGCTCATATGCA gtAATGAATCTAAACATGATGCCAGAGGATGCCTACAGTCTCCTGGTGTCAAGGAATTCAACATATATTCCATTCAG agATGCTTCGTTTGGAACCTGCATGTACAATCTGAACATCCTAGATTGCCTTCGTGCTGTTCACAAG GCTCTGCAGTACGGCTGGCTCGACTTCTCCAACTTCGACGTGGAAGAATATGAGCACTATGAGAGAGCAGAAAACGGAGACTTAAACTGGATCATTCCAGGAAAGTTCCTTGCATTCAGTGGGCCTCATCCAAAAAGCAAAATAGAGAATG GCTACCCTTTACACGCTCCCGAGGCCTACATCCCATACTTCAGGAATCATAACATCACCACTGTCATCAGACTCAACAAGAAGATGTATGATGCCAGGCGTTTCACAGAGTCTGGCTTTGAGCATCAAGATCTGTTCTTTGTGGACGGGAGTACACCAAACGACTCCATCGTCAGGAAGTTCCTCAACATCTGTGAGAATGCAGAAGGAGCCATTGCTGTCCACTGCAAAG ctgGTCTGGGGAGGACTGGCACCCTGATTGGCTGCTATATGATGAAGCATTACCGCCTGACTGCTGCAGAGGCCATTGCCTGGATACGGATCTGCCGACCGGGGTCCATCATCGGGCCTCAGCAGAACTTTGTTGAAGA GAAGCAGAACAGCCTGTGGGCAGAGGGAGATGTTTTCCGGGAGAAGATGCTAAATGAACGTGAGAATGGCAAGATGGCTGTAACCAGGATCTTGTCTGGAGTGGATGACATAACTATCAACGGGAGCAACAAGAACAGGGCATCCAAGAAAGAAGAAACGGAACTG tacaatgatgaagaggagaaaaatggcCTCACACAGGGTGATAAACTGCGAGCCCTGAAGAGCAAGAGGCAGGCCAGATCGTCCTCAGGTTCACTTTC GCAGGTGATAGTGTTCTGCTGCAGCCTCATGGGTACAGTGTGGCCGATGTGTTGCCTGCCGTTCAAAAGAtag
- the cdc14b gene encoding dual specificity protein phosphatase CDC14B isoform X1 — protein sequence MKRKSERRRAESRKKRCAAHSGSEAAPNSDIYIEIADQLYFAILKQKIKSTAERHCFCIDEELAYENFYADFGPLNLAMFYRFSCKLTKKLKSITLSRKKIIFYTCGDQKKQVNAAYLIGSYAVMNLNMMPEDAYSLLVSRNSTYIPFRDASFGTCMYNLNILDCLRAVHKALQYGWLDFSNFDVEEYEHYERAENGDLNWIIPGKFLAFSGPHPKSKIENGYPLHAPEAYIPYFRNHNITTVIRLNKKMYDARRFTESGFEHQDLFFVDGSTPNDSIVRKFLNICENAEGAIAVHCKAGLGRTGTLIGCYMMKHYRLTAAEAIAWIRICRPGSIIGPQQNFVEEKQNSLWAEGDVFREKMLNERENGKMAVTRILSGVDDITINGSNKNRASKKEETELYNDEEEKNGLTQGDKLRALKSKRQARSSSGSLSQEENKIHTRSSSQSLSTVILQASVNPLALSDHSDSRKRTRTSLPANGVGGSSLCHTRLVRSLGNLHVVAGDRDPMCCEPCGSHRDAASATANTGTLINLNMARVHLQTYYLQRT from the exons ATGAAGCGCAAGAGCGAGAGGAGACGAGCCGAGTCGAGGAAAAAGCGCTGTGCTGCTCACAGCGGCTCAGAGGCGGCGCCAAACTCTGATATTTACATTGAGATAGCAG ATCAACTATATTTCGCCATACTTAAGCAAAAGATCAAGAGCACAGCCGAGCGACACTGTTTCTGCATAGATGAAGAGCTGGCATATGAGAA cttCTATGCGGACTTTGGTCCCCTTAACCTGGCCATGTTTTATCGCTTCAGTTGCAAGCTGACAAAAAAGCTCAAG TCCATTACACTCTCAAGGAAGAAGATCATATTTTATACCTGTGGAGATCAGAAGAAACAAGTCAATGCTGCCTACCTAATCGGCTCATATGCA gtAATGAATCTAAACATGATGCCAGAGGATGCCTACAGTCTCCTGGTGTCAAGGAATTCAACATATATTCCATTCAG agATGCTTCGTTTGGAACCTGCATGTACAATCTGAACATCCTAGATTGCCTTCGTGCTGTTCACAAG GCTCTGCAGTACGGCTGGCTCGACTTCTCCAACTTCGACGTGGAAGAATATGAGCACTATGAGAGAGCAGAAAACGGAGACTTAAACTGGATCATTCCAGGAAAGTTCCTTGCATTCAGTGGGCCTCATCCAAAAAGCAAAATAGAGAATG GCTACCCTTTACACGCTCCCGAGGCCTACATCCCATACTTCAGGAATCATAACATCACCACTGTCATCAGACTCAACAAGAAGATGTATGATGCCAGGCGTTTCACAGAGTCTGGCTTTGAGCATCAAGATCTGTTCTTTGTGGACGGGAGTACACCAAACGACTCCATCGTCAGGAAGTTCCTCAACATCTGTGAGAATGCAGAAGGAGCCATTGCTGTCCACTGCAAAG ctgGTCTGGGGAGGACTGGCACCCTGATTGGCTGCTATATGATGAAGCATTACCGCCTGACTGCTGCAGAGGCCATTGCCTGGATACGGATCTGCCGACCGGGGTCCATCATCGGGCCTCAGCAGAACTTTGTTGAAGA GAAGCAGAACAGCCTGTGGGCAGAGGGAGATGTTTTCCGGGAGAAGATGCTAAATGAACGTGAGAATGGCAAGATGGCTGTAACCAGGATCTTGTCTGGAGTGGATGACATAACTATCAACGGGAGCAACAAGAACAGGGCATCCAAGAAAGAAGAAACGGAACTG tacaatgatgaagaggagaaaaatggcCTCACACAGGGTGATAAACTGCGAGCCCTGAAGAGCAAGAGGCAGGCCAGATCGTCCTCAGGTTCACTTTC GCAAGAAGAGAATAAGATTCACACCAGGTCATCATCACAGTCACTAAG CACAGTCATCTTGCAGGCCAGCGTCAACCCTTTGGCTCTGTCTGATCACTCAGACAGCAGGAAGAGGACCAGAACCTCACTGCCAGCCAACGGAGTAGGAGGAAG CTCCCTGTGCCACACCAGACTGGTCAGGTCCCTAGGCAACTTGCATGTAGTGGCTGGCGACAGAGACCCAATGTGTTGTGAGCCATGTGGCAGCCATAGAGACGCAGCCAGTGCCACAGCCAACACAGGCACTCTCATCAACTTAAACATGGCACGGGTCCACCTGCAG ACGTACTATCTCCAGAGGACGTAA
- the cdc14b gene encoding dual specificity protein phosphatase CDC14B isoform X5 — MFRTGGKMTADDVSSRCIEFIKDQLYFAILKQKIKSTAERHCFCIDEELAYENFYADFGPLNLAMFYRFSCKLTKKLKSITLSRKKIIFYTCGDQKKQVNAAYLIGSYAVMNLNMMPEDAYSLLVSRNSTYIPFRDASFGTCMYNLNILDCLRAVHKALQYGWLDFSNFDVEEYEHYERAENGDLNWIIPGKFLAFSGPHPKSKIENGYPLHAPEAYIPYFRNHNITTVIRLNKKMYDARRFTESGFEHQDLFFVDGSTPNDSIVRKFLNICENAEGAIAVHCKAGLGRTGTLIGCYMMKHYRLTAAEAIAWIRICRPGSIIGPQQNFVEEKQNSLWAEGDVFREKMLNERENGKMAVTRILSGVDDITINGSNKNRASKKEETELYNDEEEKNGLTQGDKLRALKSKRQARSSSGSLSQEENKIHTRSSSQSLSTVILQASVNPLALSDHSDSRKRTRTSLPANGVGGSSLCHTRLVRSLGNLHVVAGDRDPMCCEPCGSHRDAASATANTGTLINLNMARVHLQSLHTQS; from the exons ATGTTCAGAACTGGGGGCAAGATGACCGCGGACGATGTTTCGTCAAGATGTATTGAGTTTATCAAGG ATCAACTATATTTCGCCATACTTAAGCAAAAGATCAAGAGCACAGCCGAGCGACACTGTTTCTGCATAGATGAAGAGCTGGCATATGAGAA cttCTATGCGGACTTTGGTCCCCTTAACCTGGCCATGTTTTATCGCTTCAGTTGCAAGCTGACAAAAAAGCTCAAG TCCATTACACTCTCAAGGAAGAAGATCATATTTTATACCTGTGGAGATCAGAAGAAACAAGTCAATGCTGCCTACCTAATCGGCTCATATGCA gtAATGAATCTAAACATGATGCCAGAGGATGCCTACAGTCTCCTGGTGTCAAGGAATTCAACATATATTCCATTCAG agATGCTTCGTTTGGAACCTGCATGTACAATCTGAACATCCTAGATTGCCTTCGTGCTGTTCACAAG GCTCTGCAGTACGGCTGGCTCGACTTCTCCAACTTCGACGTGGAAGAATATGAGCACTATGAGAGAGCAGAAAACGGAGACTTAAACTGGATCATTCCAGGAAAGTTCCTTGCATTCAGTGGGCCTCATCCAAAAAGCAAAATAGAGAATG GCTACCCTTTACACGCTCCCGAGGCCTACATCCCATACTTCAGGAATCATAACATCACCACTGTCATCAGACTCAACAAGAAGATGTATGATGCCAGGCGTTTCACAGAGTCTGGCTTTGAGCATCAAGATCTGTTCTTTGTGGACGGGAGTACACCAAACGACTCCATCGTCAGGAAGTTCCTCAACATCTGTGAGAATGCAGAAGGAGCCATTGCTGTCCACTGCAAAG ctgGTCTGGGGAGGACTGGCACCCTGATTGGCTGCTATATGATGAAGCATTACCGCCTGACTGCTGCAGAGGCCATTGCCTGGATACGGATCTGCCGACCGGGGTCCATCATCGGGCCTCAGCAGAACTTTGTTGAAGA GAAGCAGAACAGCCTGTGGGCAGAGGGAGATGTTTTCCGGGAGAAGATGCTAAATGAACGTGAGAATGGCAAGATGGCTGTAACCAGGATCTTGTCTGGAGTGGATGACATAACTATCAACGGGAGCAACAAGAACAGGGCATCCAAGAAAGAAGAAACGGAACTG tacaatgatgaagaggagaaaaatggcCTCACACAGGGTGATAAACTGCGAGCCCTGAAGAGCAAGAGGCAGGCCAGATCGTCCTCAGGTTCACTTTC GCAAGAAGAGAATAAGATTCACACCAGGTCATCATCACAGTCACTAAG CACAGTCATCTTGCAGGCCAGCGTCAACCCTTTGGCTCTGTCTGATCACTCAGACAGCAGGAAGAGGACCAGAACCTCACTGCCAGCCAACGGAGTAGGAGGAAG CTCCCTGTGCCACACCAGACTGGTCAGGTCCCTAGGCAACTTGCATGTAGTGGCTGGCGACAGAGACCCAATGTGTTGTGAGCCATGTGGCAGCCATAGAGACGCAGCCAGTGCCACAGCCAACACAGGCACTCTCATCAACTTAAACATGGCACGGGTCCACCTGCAG TCACTCCATACCCAAAGCTAG